Proteins co-encoded in one Arthrobacter sp. ERGS1:01 genomic window:
- a CDS encoding Jag family protein, which yields MPAETEIVPEETVAEEVTTGASRLEEEGDIAADYLEELLDIADIDGDIDIEVRNGRTYISIVADEETDSLKDLVGNDGEVLDALQELTRLSVLSATENRSRLVLDISGYRDRRNVELAKIAKDAAEKIAAGSTSVALEPMGAYERKIVHDAIAGLGLESESEGEGASRHIVVTPAQ from the coding sequence ATGCCTGCTGAAACCGAGATTGTCCCCGAAGAAACCGTTGCCGAAGAAGTTACAACGGGAGCAAGCCGCCTCGAAGAAGAGGGCGACATTGCCGCGGACTACCTGGAGGAACTGCTGGACATCGCCGACATCGACGGCGACATCGACATTGAAGTCCGCAACGGCCGCACCTACATCTCCATCGTTGCCGATGAGGAGACGGACTCCCTGAAGGACCTGGTGGGGAACGACGGCGAAGTCCTCGACGCCCTGCAGGAACTGACCCGCTTGAGCGTGCTCTCGGCCACCGAGAACCGTTCACGGTTGGTCCTGGATATTTCCGGTTACCGGGACCGCCGCAACGTTGAACTGGCAAAGATCGCCAAGGACGCGGCGGAGAAGATTGCCGCCGGCAGCACCTCGGTGGCATTGGAGCCCATGGGCGCCTACGAACGCAAGATCGTGCACGACGCCATTGCCGGGCTGGGCTTGGAATCAGAGTCCGAGGGCGAAGGCGCCAGCCGCCACATCGTCGTCACGCCGGCACAGTAA
- the yidC gene encoding membrane protein insertase YidC, producing the protein MDFFGTILAPFKWLVSWIMVLFHDGLTFLGLPAASGVTWTLAIIGLVLVIRAALIPVFVKQIKAQRGMQALQPDMKKLQAKYKGKTDQLSRQAMAQEQMALYKEHGTNPFSACLPMLIQMPFFFSLFQVLSGVSKANGTGSGIGAMSHDQVAQFDHASIFGAPLSAAFLPQLQGGDLNMAVVVLSLIMIIAMIASQFITQKQIMSKNMSEEAMAGPFMKQQKMMLYVLPLVFGIGGVNFPIGVLIYWTTTNIWTMGQQFFVIRRMPTPGSPAYKEYQKRREAKGLPLLGASKKSIVAEIEEVPEPKVQRVQPQRKNRKKK; encoded by the coding sequence ATGGACTTCTTCGGGACGATTCTGGCTCCCTTCAAATGGCTCGTTTCATGGATCATGGTGCTGTTCCATGACGGGCTGACCTTCCTGGGCCTGCCGGCAGCCTCCGGTGTTACCTGGACCCTGGCGATCATCGGCCTGGTGCTGGTGATTCGTGCGGCCCTGATCCCGGTCTTCGTCAAGCAGATCAAGGCTCAGCGCGGCATGCAGGCATTGCAGCCGGACATGAAGAAGTTGCAGGCCAAGTACAAGGGCAAGACCGACCAGCTCTCCCGCCAGGCCATGGCGCAGGAACAGATGGCACTGTACAAGGAGCACGGCACCAACCCGTTCTCCGCCTGCCTGCCCATGCTGATCCAGATGCCGTTCTTCTTCTCCCTGTTCCAGGTGCTTTCCGGTGTTTCAAAGGCCAACGGCACCGGCTCCGGCATCGGCGCGATGAGCCATGACCAGGTGGCACAGTTCGACCACGCCTCCATCTTCGGAGCCCCGCTCTCCGCAGCGTTCCTGCCGCAGCTGCAGGGTGGCGATCTCAACATGGCCGTTGTGGTGCTGTCGCTGATCATGATCATTGCCATGATCGCCTCGCAGTTCATCACGCAGAAGCAGATCATGAGCAAGAACATGTCCGAAGAGGCCATGGCCGGCCCGTTCATGAAGCAGCAGAAGATGATGCTGTACGTACTGCCCCTCGTGTTCGGTATCGGTGGTGTGAACTTCCCGATCGGTGTCCTGATCTACTGGACCACCACGAACATTTGGACCATGGGCCAGCAGTTCTTCGTGATCCGCCGGATGCCCACCCCCGGATCCCCCGCCTACAAGGAGTACCAGAAGCGCCGCGAGGCCAAGGGCCTGCCGTTGCTCGGTGCCTCTAAGAAGAGCATCGTCGCGGAGATCGAAGAAGTTCCCGAGCCCAAGGTCCAGCGCGTCCAGCCTCAACGTAAGAACAGGAAGAAGAAATAA
- the yidD gene encoding membrane protein insertion efficiency factor YidD, which translates to MGSPAVVGRFIWHLPRNILIVVLKLYRRLISPIYGQVCRFFPSCSAYALEAVTVHGAVKGSWYAARRIVRCHPWNSGGIDPVPAPAHVHWDDPSKVPFIVQLNHPDVFLPAQTDTQGRPAA; encoded by the coding sequence ATGGGCAGCCCGGCCGTCGTCGGACGCTTCATCTGGCATCTTCCCCGCAACATCTTGATAGTTGTATTGAAACTGTACCGGCGACTCATCTCACCCATTTATGGGCAGGTGTGCCGGTTTTTTCCGTCATGTTCGGCCTATGCCCTGGAGGCGGTCACCGTTCATGGGGCAGTTAAAGGCAGCTGGTATGCGGCCCGTCGCATAGTGCGGTGCCATCCTTGGAATTCCGGCGGCATCGATCCGGTGCCCGCACCGGCTCACGTCCACTGGGACGATCCCTCCAAGGTCCCCTTCATTGTCCAGCTGAACCACCCGGACGTCTTTCTTCCGGCTCAGACGGATACACAAGGCCGCCCGGCGGCTTGA
- the rnpA gene encoding ribonuclease P protein component has protein sequence MLATRNRMRTSANFSHTVRSGVRNGRRNLVLSVVSTSDDEPTQIGFIVAKTVGNAVTRNLVKRRLREIAFETVRRHPFGINVVVRALPASANAAWGELVNDYNRAFSKAASRIAEQPGESARQDAPPTAVVKANVSKGDDVRDPSKA, from the coding sequence GTGCTAGCCACCAGAAACAGAATGCGGACATCCGCCAACTTCTCACATACTGTACGTTCCGGCGTCCGCAATGGACGCCGGAACTTAGTGTTATCTGTGGTGTCCACTTCCGACGACGAACCAACCCAAATTGGTTTCATCGTCGCGAAGACCGTTGGGAACGCTGTGACTCGCAACCTCGTTAAGAGGAGACTAAGAGAAATAGCGTTTGAAACGGTTCGCCGCCATCCATTCGGTATCAACGTTGTGGTCCGGGCCCTGCCCGCGTCCGCAAACGCCGCGTGGGGCGAACTGGTCAACGATTACAACAGGGCATTTTCCAAGGCAGCCTCCCGCATAGCGGAGCAGCCTGGGGAAAGTGCTCGCCAGGACGCCCCACCAACGGCAGTTGTGAAGGCCAACGTGTCGAAAGGAGATGATGTCCGTGACCCAAGCAAGGCTTGA
- the rpmH gene encoding 50S ribosomal protein L34 — MSKRTFQPNNRRRAKKHGFRLRMRTRAGRAILAARRGKGRVELSA; from the coding sequence GTGAGCAAGCGGACTTTTCAGCCGAACAACCGCCGTCGTGCCAAGAAGCACGGCTTCCGCCTTCGCATGCGCACCCGCGCCGGCCGCGCCATTTTGGCCGCCCGCCGTGGCAAGGGTCGCGTCGAGCTGTCGGCCTAA